In the genome of Massilibacillus massiliensis, one region contains:
- a CDS encoding radical SAM/SPASM domain-containing protein, producing the protein MYYKLHDHCKIVNGAKRSAIYNLRDGKVYSINQSAKNLLTDLDTAELLTNDTVNLELKKFYDELTQKNLGSLYFSPLPKTRTSEFPTPPITLDFAWLEINSRCNNRCLHCYTSSTSEPTSDAVLPLSRWLTVVHELHDAGCSALQLIGGEPLLYPYWRDIILKAEEEKFDLIEIFTNATCIDDEMIDFFLEHHLHIATTIYADNSEVHDTITQNKGSFDKTMAAIQKILAKKIPLRIASIIMKPNEDEAENIMELCKTLGVEVTPPDVIRPTGRGDNEELLPLHYQKPKIKPPFFTNEIEFHNASIFHPCLAGKIAITETGDVLPCIFARQIHYGNIANVSLQEILQNKQLLTCWHTTKDQIHKCKDCEYRYACADCRPLAQSNDEQNDWYAEPKNCSYNPYTGIWQS; encoded by the coding sequence TTGTATTACAAACTTCACGATCACTGCAAAATAGTGAATGGTGCCAAACGCAGTGCAATCTATAATTTAAGAGATGGAAAAGTATATTCGATCAACCAAAGTGCGAAAAATCTATTGACAGACTTAGATACCGCAGAACTTTTAACAAATGATACAGTAAATCTGGAGTTAAAAAAATTCTATGATGAACTTACGCAAAAAAATTTAGGCAGTCTTTATTTTTCACCACTACCCAAAACCAGAACAAGTGAATTTCCTACTCCTCCAATCACCTTGGATTTCGCCTGGCTTGAAATTAACTCTCGCTGTAACAATCGCTGCCTGCATTGCTACACCAGCAGCACTAGCGAACCAACTAGCGATGCAGTACTTCCCTTGTCACGATGGCTTACAGTCGTTCATGAACTTCATGATGCAGGCTGTAGCGCATTGCAACTTATTGGCGGTGAACCGCTTCTTTATCCATATTGGCGTGATATTATCTTAAAAGCAGAAGAAGAAAAGTTTGACCTTATCGAAATATTTACCAATGCAACTTGTATTGATGATGAAATGATTGATTTTTTTCTAGAACATCATTTACACATAGCAACAACGATTTATGCTGACAATTCTGAAGTCCATGATACCATCACCCAAAATAAAGGTAGTTTCGATAAAACAATGGCGGCAATACAAAAAATTCTCGCAAAAAAAATTCCGCTCCGCATCGCTTCTATTATTATGAAACCAAATGAAGATGAAGCAGAAAATATTATGGAACTATGCAAAACACTAGGCGTAGAAGTAACTCCACCGGACGTGATCCGTCCAACCGGACGCGGAGATAACGAAGAACTCCTTCCACTCCATTATCAAAAACCTAAAATCAAACCACCATTTTTCACAAATGAAATCGAATTTCACAACGCTAGTATCTTTCACCCTTGTCTCGCTGGTAAAATCGCCATTACCGAAACAGGCGATGTATTACCGTGTATTTTCGCACGTCAAATTCATTACGGTAATATTGCCAATGTTTCATTGCAAGAAATTTTACAAAATAAACAACTACTGACATGCTGGCATACGACGAAAGATCAGATTCATAAATGTAAAGATTGCGAATATCGTTATGCGTGTGCTGACTGTAGGCCATTAGCACAAAGCAATGATGAGCAGAATGATTGGTACGCAGAACCAAAGAATTGCAGTTACAATCCATATACAGGAATATGGCAATCCTAG
- a CDS encoding hemolysin family protein — protein MDTPSVSLEITIIAILIIINGLLVMTEMSVIESRKNKLEKLADTGNTGAKFALNIIEEPTRVLSSTQIGITLIGILIGTLAGEKLAPALGSYFEKIPYAAPYADITALLLIVAVITYITLVIGELIPKKIATYNPEPILSKLAKPLRYLEKITQPLVSFLSFSTNFTLSLIGINSKKETTITEDEIRTLIEQGTEEGTFEKTEQDMVDKIFRLSDQKASALMTPRTQMIWLDLEESLEQNLTIINENPDTTFPVAKDSLDEFVGILHTKDLLKRSLAGESINLEKCIHTPMFIPKSMPSFKVLENFQETGTHEAIVLDEFGGVVGFITMKDIVSEVLGDISANQDPEPIQIIKRDETSWLIDGLLPIDEFKDHFDLDELPDEDRDQYQTMGGFITSYLDYIPVASEHFIWNGFKFEVVDMDRVRVDKILVTKLPSEENIAS, from the coding sequence TTGGACACCCCGTCAGTGAGTCTAGAGATCACGATCATAGCTATACTAATTATCATAAATGGACTTTTGGTAATGACTGAAATGTCCGTTATTGAATCTCGCAAAAATAAATTAGAAAAATTAGCGGATACCGGTAACACTGGAGCGAAATTCGCTTTGAACATCATCGAAGAACCGACGCGTGTATTATCTTCTACACAAATTGGAATCACGCTGATCGGCATACTAATCGGAACATTGGCTGGAGAAAAACTAGCACCTGCTTTAGGTAGTTATTTTGAAAAAATCCCTTACGCCGCACCTTATGCAGACATAACTGCGTTGCTGCTCATTGTTGCAGTCATTACCTATATCACGCTAGTTATTGGAGAATTAATTCCTAAAAAAATTGCGACTTATAACCCAGAACCAATTCTGAGTAAACTTGCCAAGCCACTGCGTTACTTAGAAAAGATAACACAGCCGCTGGTTTCTTTCCTGTCGTTTTCTACGAATTTTACTTTATCACTCATCGGTATCAACTCGAAAAAAGAAACTACCATCACCGAGGATGAAATTCGCACCCTGATCGAACAAGGTACGGAAGAAGGTACATTTGAAAAAACTGAACAAGATATGGTAGATAAAATCTTTCGGCTAAGTGATCAGAAAGCGAGTGCTTTAATGACACCGCGAACTCAAATGATTTGGCTTGATTTAGAAGAATCATTAGAACAAAATTTAACAATCATTAATGAAAATCCTGATACAACATTCCCTGTCGCTAAAGACAGTTTAGATGAGTTTGTCGGCATTCTTCATACCAAAGACTTATTAAAACGATCTCTCGCAGGTGAGTCTATCAACCTGGAAAAATGCATTCATACTCCAATGTTTATCCCTAAATCCATGCCATCATTTAAAGTTCTTGAAAACTTTCAAGAAACTGGTACACATGAAGCCATTGTGCTTGATGAATTCGGTGGTGTGGTTGGTTTTATCACCATGAAAGATATTGTTTCTGAAGTCTTAGGTGATATTTCGGCAAATCAAGATCCCGAACCAATACAAATTATTAAACGAGATGAAACGTCTTGGTTAATTGATGGTCTTTTACCAATTGACGAATTTAAAGATCATTTTGATTTGGATGAACTACCCGATGAAGATCGCGATCAATACCAAACAATGGGTGGATTTATCACCTCTTATTTAGACTACATTCCAGTTGCCAGTGAACATTTCATATGGAATGGGTTTAAATTTGAAGTTGTTGACATGGATCGTGTTCGTGTTGATAAAATATTGGTAACAAAGTTACCATCCGAAGAAAATATTGCGTCCTAA
- a CDS encoding LrgB family protein: MIKMIEIFDNPITMIALCITAYQIGLYIHRKTKIQVLNPLFIAIVLIIAVLQTFHISLETFNKGGSIINMLLCPATIMLAIPMYNQRKTIKKNIVPIAIGTVVGSIVSMSSIYILCKLAGISDQIAMSMLPKSTTTPIAIEISNTLGGIPALTVAAVIMTGILGSILIPSLIKIFRINNSVAAGIAIGTASHALGSAKAVELGETEAALAGIAVGVAGMVSVVLVMFI; the protein is encoded by the coding sequence ATGATAAAAATGATAGAAATATTTGATAATCCGATTACGATGATTGCTTTATGTATTACAGCTTATCAGATTGGCTTATATATTCATCGGAAAACTAAAATCCAAGTCCTGAATCCGCTATTTATTGCAATTGTACTGATTATTGCAGTTTTACAAACATTTCATATTTCTTTAGAGACCTTTAATAAAGGCGGTTCGATTATTAATATGTTATTATGCCCGGCAACTATTATGCTGGCGATTCCGATGTACAATCAAAGAAAGACGATTAAAAAAAATATCGTACCAATTGCGATTGGTACAGTAGTAGGTTCTATTGTTAGCATGTCAAGTATTTATATTCTTTGTAAGTTAGCAGGGATCAGCGATCAAATCGCGATGTCGATGCTGCCAAAATCAACTACGACACCGATTGCAATAGAGATATCGAATACACTTGGCGGTATTCCGGCATTGACGGTAGCTGCGGTGATTATGACAGGAATCTTAGGAAGTATCTTGATTCCATCGTTAATTAAAATTTTTCGTATTAATAATAGCGTAGCCGCAGGAATTGCGATTGGTACGGCAAGTCATGCATTAGGTAGCGCGAAGGCGGTAGAACTTGGTGAAACAGAAGCTGCTTTAGCAGGAATTGCTGTCGGGGTAGCTGGTATGGTTTCGGTTGTTTTGGTGATGTTTATTTAA
- a CDS encoding CidA/LrgA family protein — MNILLQIGIVFLLVTASDVLARNIAFPVPVSIIGIVILLILLLTKIIKIKHIEEISNFFLKNMGFFFIAAGVSILGKYQLIENILIQFALIVFVTTLITFAITGLSVKYAIVLQNKMRKNDKNDRNI; from the coding sequence ATGAATATATTACTTCAAATAGGAATTGTATTTTTACTTGTAACTGCTTCTGATGTATTGGCTAGAAATATTGCATTTCCAGTGCCGGTAAGTATTATAGGCATCGTCATTTTACTTATTTTACTTTTAACGAAGATTATCAAAATAAAACATATTGAAGAAATATCAAATTTCTTCTTAAAAAATATGGGATTTTTCTTTATTGCTGCGGGGGTATCTATTTTAGGTAAGTATCAGTTGATTGAAAATATTTTGATTCAATTTGCATTGATTGTATTCGTTACAACCTTGATAACATTTGCGATTACGGGTTTGTCTGTCAAATATGCAATTGTTTTACAAAACAAAATGAGAAAGAATGATAAAAATGATAGAAATATTTGA
- the cobS gene encoding adenosylcobinamide-GDP ribazoletransferase, which yields MKLLLMLQFFTRIPIDKRMDIDETVFGEAILYLPVVGVIIGCINVVCYSFFLWLLPSQVAAIMVILCNTCLTGAFHVDGLADTCDGIFSGRNKERVLEIMKDSRIGTNGACAIVFDFMIRAVCLAQMSGGYVMLALVLAPLISRTMITILMHSPYARSNKGLGSLFINRVTIKNIFLTFLVCSFMVWLILYFGAGDKSLRIFFMVMGCNLALIFSYKKMILAQIGGMTGDTLGAGNEICEIMVLLIFISLEKWAVLNPTYM from the coding sequence ATGAAATTATTATTGATGTTACAGTTTTTTACTCGAATACCAATTGATAAGCGGATGGATATAGATGAAACAGTTTTTGGTGAGGCGATTTTATATTTACCGGTTGTTGGAGTCATAATTGGTTGTATAAATGTAGTTTGTTATAGTTTCTTCCTATGGCTACTTCCCAGTCAAGTTGCCGCGATTATGGTTATTTTATGCAATACTTGTCTAACAGGTGCTTTTCATGTAGATGGGCTTGCGGATACTTGTGATGGCATTTTTTCTGGACGAAATAAGGAGCGGGTTTTGGAGATCATGAAGGATAGTCGCATAGGCACCAATGGTGCGTGTGCGATTGTTTTTGATTTTATGATACGGGCAGTTTGCTTAGCGCAGATGAGTGGCGGCTACGTGATGCTGGCTCTTGTCTTGGCACCGTTGATTTCACGTACAATGATAACGATTTTAATGCATTCGCCCTACGCAAGATCGAATAAGGGGTTAGGCAGTCTTTTTATTAATCGTGTAACAATAAAAAATATTTTTCTTACATTTTTAGTTTGTAGTTTTATGGTTTGGCTTATTTTATATTTCGGTGCTGGAGATAAAAGTTTACGTATTTTTTTTATGGTAATGGGATGTAATTTGGCGCTTATTTTTAGTTATAAAAAAATGATTCTTGCACAAATTGGTGGGATGACGGGTGATACTTTAGGAGCAGGCAATGAAATTTGCGAAATTATGGTACTGCTCATCTTTATCAGTTTAGAAAAATGGGCAGTTTTAAATCCTACATACATGTAA
- a CDS encoding nicotinate-nucleotide--dimethylbenzimidazole phosphoribosyltransferase translates to MDFSQQVNAVIDHMAKPHNSLGLLEKYMKKVFLGWGVFYQEVRPFHLIFAADNGVTEEAVVKQSPEITYLQAKNMIDGCATISCFCKSNQIPYKVIDVGVNQLEAVGVNYKARMGTKNFLKTEAMDRQEFLKAFQAGEDMVKQAAEEGYNLISFGEMGIGNTTTSSAVLHALTDIQPEFIVGYGANQQNPEVIKRKREVVRVGVELHRFKMQTVEDILRCVGGFDLVAIYAGMLACAKQKVPFVIDGFITAVAYACAVNMDKSVQAYAIPSHISREPGMEYALSLGNIEYKDVPIRADMALGEGTGAVFMVVMLRTMLHAVWHVSKLSEFDHKIIGNKLEAL, encoded by the coding sequence ATGGATTTTTCACAGCAGGTCAATGCTGTAATTGATCATATGGCAAAACCACATAATAGTTTAGGGCTATTAGAAAAATATATGAAAAAAGTCTTTTTGGGGTGGGGCGTTTTTTATCAGGAAGTAAGGCCTTTTCATCTTATTTTTGCGGCAGATAATGGCGTAACGGAGGAAGCTGTGGTGAAACAATCGCCCGAAATTACGTATTTACAGGCAAAAAATATGATAGATGGCTGCGCAACGATTAGTTGCTTTTGCAAAAGCAATCAGATTCCATATAAGGTCATTGATGTAGGCGTGAATCAATTAGAAGCTGTAGGCGTCAATTATAAAGCGCGAATGGGCACTAAAAATTTTTTGAAGACAGAAGCAATGGATCGTCAAGAATTTCTAAAGGCTTTTCAGGCCGGAGAAGATATGGTAAAACAGGCCGCCGAGGAAGGATATAATCTAATTTCTTTTGGAGAAATGGGAATTGGTAATACAACGACTTCTTCTGCGGTTTTACACGCTTTGACGGATATTCAGCCGGAATTTATTGTCGGTTATGGAGCAAATCAACAAAATCCTGAGGTGATAAAACGTAAACGCGAGGTAGTTCGCGTTGGCGTAGAACTGCATCGTTTTAAAATGCAAACGGTAGAAGATATTTTACGCTGTGTAGGTGGATTTGATCTTGTAGCAATTTATGCTGGGATGTTAGCATGTGCAAAGCAAAAAGTTCCGTTTGTGATCGATGGATTTATCACGGCAGTGGCCTATGCTTGTGCTGTAAATATGGATAAGAGTGTGCAAGCCTATGCCATTCCTTCGCATATATCGAGAGAGCCAGGCATGGAATATGCCTTATCTCTAGGAAATATAGAATACAAGGATGTACCGATTCGTGCGGATATGGCGTTGGGAGAAGGGACAGGTGCAGTTTTCATGGTTGTGATGTTGAGGACGATGCTGCATGCAGTTTGGCATGTAAGTAAGCTGTCGGAGTTTGATCATAAAATCATTGGAAATAAATTAGAAGCATTATAA
- the eutC gene encoding ethanolamine ammonia-lyase subunit EutC, giving the protein MNEMLKDISEIDYTGRVTIENPKDKESCIRLKKTTNARICVGRAGSRFKTETLLRFRADHAIAMDAVWSNVDEKLIDHFQFLKVQTLVKDKEEYIRRPDLGRVFSKATINRIRENCLHDPDVQIIAADGLSSCAINANLIDMYPMLVDGLRAKGYRVGTPIFVKYSRVATMDKISEALNVKVTILLVGERPGLATGESMSAYMAYESSTTKPESQRTIVSNIHKNGIPAVEAGAQIVNLVEILMREKKSGVELKL; this is encoded by the coding sequence ATGAATGAAATGTTAAAAGATATTTCAGAAATTGACTATACGGGCAGGGTTACCATCGAGAATCCCAAGGATAAAGAAAGCTGTATTCGTTTAAAAAAGACAACCAATGCAAGAATCTGTGTAGGCAGGGCTGGAAGTCGTTTTAAAACAGAAACTTTATTAAGATTTAGAGCAGACCATGCAATTGCTATGGATGCGGTTTGGTCCAACGTGGATGAAAAATTGATAGATCACTTTCAATTTTTAAAGGTACAAACTTTGGTGAAGGATAAAGAAGAATATATCAGAAGACCCGATTTGGGAAGAGTGTTTTCTAAAGCAACAATAAATCGGATTAGAGAAAATTGTCTGCATGATCCGGATGTGCAAATTATTGCAGCGGATGGACTGAGTTCTTGTGCAATTAATGCTAATTTAATTGATATGTATCCTATGCTTGTAGATGGCTTGCGCGCTAAAGGATATCGTGTAGGAACACCGATTTTTGTAAAATACAGCAGGGTTGCCACTATGGATAAAATCAGTGAAGCTTTAAATGTCAAGGTAACGATTCTATTGGTTGGAGAAAGACCGGGACTAGCAACGGGCGAGAGTATGAGTGCCTATATGGCTTATGAATCTAGTACAACAAAGCCGGAATCTCAAAGAACGATTGTGTCTAATATCCATAAAAACGGAATACCGGCAGTGGAGGCTGGTGCGCAGATTGTAAATTTAGTCGAAATTTTGATGAGAGAGAAAAAAAGTGGTGTTGAATTGAAACTATAA
- a CDS encoding ethanolamine ammonia-lyase subunit EutB, with protein sequence MILKTRLFGKTYTFKDIKEVLAKANEEKSGDVLAGVAAKDTVERIAAKAVLSELTLEDLRNHPVVPYEMDEVTRANQDGINQAAFQQVKAMTVGEFREFILKASENEITAVQEGLTAEMVAGVTKLMSNMDLVYAAKKMHNLATCNTTIGEKDTLSARLQPNHATDDLAGIMASTMEGISYGIGDAVIGLNPAIDSIESISAVLNSFKEFMVKWDIPTQNCVLAHVTTQMEVLRKGVPMDLMFQSLAGSQVANIAFGITVELMDEAYALMQEKKSSRGPNFMYFETGQGSALSSDGHHGADQLTMEARCYGLARRYQPFLVNTVVGFIGPEYLYDGRQMIRAGLEDHFMGKLTGLPMGVDVCYTNHMKADQNDLENLALMLNAADCSYIMGIPGGDDVMLMYQTTSYHDVAALREISGKKPIKKFNQRMEELGILQNGKLTERAGDPSIFTV encoded by the coding sequence GTGATTTTAAAAACTAGATTATTTGGTAAAACTTATACATTCAAAGATATAAAGGAAGTTTTGGCAAAGGCAAATGAAGAAAAATCGGGAGATGTCTTAGCGGGGGTTGCAGCAAAGGATACCGTAGAAAGAATAGCAGCGAAAGCTGTATTATCGGAATTGACGCTGGAAGATTTACGAAATCATCCGGTTGTCCCCTATGAGATGGATGAAGTTACCAGAGCGAATCAAGATGGGATAAATCAGGCTGCTTTTCAACAGGTTAAAGCAATGACGGTAGGTGAGTTTAGAGAATTTATATTAAAAGCAAGTGAAAATGAGATAACTGCAGTACAAGAGGGCTTGACCGCTGAAATGGTAGCTGGTGTTACGAAATTAATGAGCAATATGGATTTGGTGTATGCGGCAAAAAAGATGCATAATTTGGCTACTTGTAATACGACCATTGGTGAAAAAGATACTTTGTCCGCGCGGTTACAGCCTAATCATGCAACGGATGATTTAGCGGGTATTATGGCATCGACGATGGAGGGAATCAGCTATGGGATTGGTGATGCTGTTATAGGACTAAACCCTGCAATTGACAGTATAGAAAGTATTTCTGCTGTTTTAAATAGTTTTAAAGAGTTTATGGTGAAATGGGATATTCCAACACAGAACTGTGTATTAGCGCATGTTACGACGCAAATGGAAGTTTTACGAAAAGGTGTTCCTATGGATTTGATGTTTCAGAGTTTAGCTGGTTCACAAGTGGCAAATATCGCTTTTGGGATTACAGTAGAGCTTATGGATGAGGCTTACGCACTCATGCAGGAGAAGAAAAGTTCTAGAGGACCTAATTTTATGTATTTTGAAACAGGTCAGGGGTCTGCATTATCTTCTGATGGACATCATGGAGCGGATCAATTGACAATGGAGGCAAGGTGTTATGGATTGGCAAGGCGTTATCAACCTTTTTTAGTGAATACGGTAGTAGGTTTTATTGGCCCGGAATATTTATATGATGGTCGTCAAATGATTCGTGCGGGGTTAGAGGATCATTTCATGGGAAAATTAACTGGACTGCCTATGGGAGTGGATGTGTGTTATACCAATCATATGAAAGCTGATCAAAATGATTTGGAGAATCTAGCTTTGATGCTTAACGCTGCGGATTGCAGCTATATCATGGGAATTCCCGGTGGTGATGATGTTATGCTGATGTACCAGACGACCAGCTATCATGATGTTGCTGCGTTGCGAGAAATCAGCGGCAAAAAACCAATCAAGAAATTTAATCAGAGAATGGAAGAATTGGGGATCTTGCAGAATGGAAAACTTACAGAAAGAGCTGGAGATCCTTCCATTTTTACAGTTTAG
- a CDS encoding ethanolamine ammonia-lyase reactivating factor EutA: MKNQMLSVGIDIGTTTTQVIFSEIVIESAVTSTIPEVKIVDKNIVYKSKIYFTPLLSSCKINLKDLQDIIRCEYERAQIEKQKISIGAIIITGETARKDNAREVLNALSDFAGDFVVATAGPDLEAILAGYGAGAGDASKKVTEYVINFDIGGGTTNAAVFWDGEVVDAFALDIGGRLIRIDAQGVIQYISDKISHLVRQLDLNLAVGRKAELVELKKLTDVFAEMFLQTNENKKLSKALEQFFIFHRHKGIPAKFIMFSGGVAEFIYHDIEICSMEEVIRFGDIGPLLGYSIRKVFSRQPNKLLEPKEKIRATVIGAGSYSVKISGSTIVFDQALLPLKNIPIIKLTTMENMQSRIEKKVRLYEDIPVAIAFSGPKSPTYLEVKAMAQAIVQGLRENHHPIIVIVEYDFAKALGMMIGQAVFEKKRIICIDRIKVDNGDYVDIGQSITGIVPVVIKTLLFKS; the protein is encoded by the coding sequence ATGAAAAATCAAATGTTGAGTGTTGGAATCGATATTGGAACTACGACGACTCAGGTGATTTTTAGTGAAATTGTGATAGAAAGTGCAGTTACTTCAACGATTCCAGAAGTAAAAATTGTGGATAAAAATATAGTTTATAAAAGTAAGATTTATTTCACGCCGTTATTATCAAGTTGTAAGATCAATTTAAAAGATTTACAAGATATTATTCGATGTGAATATGAACGGGCGCAGATAGAAAAACAGAAAATATCGATAGGCGCCATTATCATTACAGGTGAAACTGCACGTAAAGATAATGCACGAGAAGTGCTAAACGCTTTATCTGATTTTGCTGGTGACTTTGTTGTAGCGACCGCTGGCCCTGATTTAGAAGCTATTTTAGCAGGATATGGAGCAGGTGCTGGTGACGCATCAAAAAAAGTCACGGAATATGTTATTAATTTTGATATTGGAGGCGGAACGACGAACGCCGCGGTGTTTTGGGATGGCGAAGTGGTGGATGCATTTGCGTTGGATATTGGCGGCAGGTTGATCCGAATTGATGCGCAAGGTGTAATTCAATATATTTCAGATAAGATAAGTCATTTGGTGCGTCAATTAGATTTGAATTTAGCAGTTGGAAGAAAAGCGGAACTCGTAGAGCTAAAGAAATTAACCGATGTTTTTGCAGAAATGTTTCTGCAAACCAATGAAAATAAAAAATTGTCTAAAGCGTTGGAACAATTTTTTATTTTTCATCGGCATAAAGGAATTCCAGCAAAATTTATCATGTTTTCGGGCGGTGTAGCAGAATTTATATATCATGATATTGAAATTTGCAGTATGGAAGAAGTCATTCGCTTTGGTGATATTGGCCCTTTACTGGGATATTCGATTCGAAAAGTTTTTTCTAGGCAGCCAAATAAGTTATTAGAGCCTAAAGAAAAAATAAGAGCTACAGTGATCGGTGCTGGAAGTTATTCTGTCAAAATCAGCGGCAGTACGATCGTATTTGATCAAGCGCTTTTGCCGCTTAAAAATATTCCGATCATCAAACTTACAACTATGGAAAATATGCAGAGTAGGATTGAAAAGAAAGTAAGGTTGTATGAAGATATTCCCGTTGCAATCGCATTTTCCGGACCCAAGTCCCCAACGTATTTGGAAGTTAAGGCGATGGCGCAGGCAATTGTACAGGGATTGCGAGAAAATCATCACCCGATTATTGTGATTGTGGAATACGATTTTGCAAAGGCGCTGGGCATGATGATTGGTCAGGCAGTTTTTGAAAAAAAGCGGATTATTTGTATAGATCGAATTAAAGTTGATAATGGTGATTATGTTGATATCGGTCAATCTATTACAGGCATTGTTCCTGTTGTTATAAAAACATTGCTATTTAAAAGTTAA